Proteins co-encoded in one Nonomuraea helvata genomic window:
- a CDS encoding IS110 family transposase, with product MLFVGDDWAEEHHDVELQDETGRRLGKARLEEGVAGIAKLHELIGRHVAEGVEADQVVIGIETDRGPWVQALIAAGYRVYAVNPLSVARYRERHSVSGAKSDAADARTLADMVRTDRHQHRVIAGDTPQGEAIKVVARAHKTLVWERTRHVQRLRHALREYFPAALAAFDDLSRADTLELLVTAPDPASAAELTFEQISAALRRARRRNVADKAAAIQVALQARHLSQPEVVTAAYAASVRAQAAILATLNEQIKTMEDQVEAHFGRHPDAEIYLSQPGLGHLLGARVLGEFGDDPDRYDNAKSRRNYAGTSPITRASGKKKVVLARFVHNDRLIDALGAQAFAALSASPGARAYYDELRTRDVGHHAALRQLANRLVGILHGCLKTRTKYDEATAWSHRTEGEPRQRSEKTSKIAA from the coding sequence GTGCTGTTCGTCGGGGATGACTGGGCTGAGGAGCACCATGATGTCGAGTTGCAAGACGAGACGGGGCGACGGCTGGGCAAGGCGCGGTTGGAGGAAGGCGTTGCCGGGATCGCGAAACTGCATGAGTTGATCGGCCGGCATGTGGCTGAGGGCGTAGAGGCGGATCAGGTGGTGATCGGCATTGAAACCGATCGAGGTCCGTGGGTGCAGGCGTTGATCGCGGCGGGCTACCGGGTGTATGCGGTGAATCCGTTGTCGGTGGCACGTTACCGCGAGCGGCACAGCGTATCGGGGGCCAAGAGTGATGCCGCGGACGCGCGCACACTGGCCGACATGGTGCGAACCGATCGGCACCAGCATCGCGTGATCGCCGGTGATACTCCTCAGGGGGAGGCGATCAAGGTGGTGGCCCGGGCGCATAAGACGCTGGTCTGGGAGCGCACCCGCCACGTGCAGCGGCTACGCCATGCACTGCGAGAGTACTTTCCCGCAGCTCTGGCCGCCTTCGATGATCTGTCCAGGGCAGACACCCTGGAACTGCTGGTTACGGCACCAGATCCGGCTTCGGCGGCCGAACTGACCTTTGAGCAGATCAGCGCGGCACTCAGGCGAGCCCGGCGGCGTAACGTGGCCGACAAGGCAGCGGCGATACAGGTGGCTCTGCAGGCTCGCCATCTGAGCCAGCCTGAGGTCGTCACTGCCGCATACGCCGCCTCGGTGCGCGCCCAAGCAGCGATCCTGGCTACCTTGAACGAGCAGATCAAGACCATGGAAGACCAGGTCGAGGCACATTTTGGCCGGCACCCGGACGCTGAGATCTACCTCAGCCAACCTGGGCTGGGACACCTACTCGGTGCCCGGGTGTTGGGTGAGTTCGGCGACGACCCCGACCGGTACGACAACGCCAAATCCCGCAGGAACTATGCCGGGACCAGCCCGATCACCAGGGCCTCCGGCAAGAAGAAGGTCGTGCTGGCACGATTCGTGCACAACGACAGGCTCATCGATGCCCTGGGGGCTCAGGCATTCGCCGCGCTGAGCGCCTCACCAGGTGCCCGCGCCTACTATGACGAGCTGCGAACACGCGACGTAGGTCATCACGCAGCTCTGCGCCAACTCGCCAACCGGCTCGTGGGGATCCTCCACGGATGCCTGAAAACACGCACCAAATACGACGAAGCAACCGCCTGGTCGCATCGCACGGAAGGCGAGCCCCGGCAGAGATCGGAAAAGACATCCAAGATCGCGGCTTGA